One segment of Mycolicibacterium sp. YH-1 DNA contains the following:
- a CDS encoding fructose-specific PTS transporter subunit EIIC, whose translation MSIISTDMVALDVDAGGDKESVIRLLAGRLAEAGRATDREGLIAAAMAREGQSATGLPGGIAIPHCRSPHVDEATIGFARLSPAVDFGAPDGPADLAFLIAAPESGGAEHMQLLSSLARALVRKEFVASLRNASSADEVVDLVEGVVNPAPTAAPAAAPAPAPAPVEEKRQRTLVAITACPTGIAHTYMAADSLSAAATEAGVTLHVETQGSSGSTPLSPETIASADAVIFATDVGVKDKGRFAGKPVVASGVKRAINEPAKMISEALSAAANPNAARVEAGAAESASSSSSGGVGWGTRTRQILLTGVSYMIPFVAAGGLLIALGFLFAGYDIANTPEGQTDNLGKIIATTNSLTNLPPGGFVQYLGAVLFTLGGLAFFFLVPALAGYISFAIADRPGIAPGFTAGYVAVTVGGGFIGGIVAGLIAGFAALWISRIPVPRWARGLMPVVIIPLGATLIVGLLMFFLLGRPLAAVTSGLTNWLGGLSGTSVIVLGIILGLMMCFDLGGPVNKAAYAFATAGLNVADPSSLRIMAAVMAAGMVPPLAMALASTLRPKLFTEPERENGRAAWLLGASFISEGAIPFAAADPLRVIPSMMLGGAATGALIMAFDVTLKAPHGGIFVFFAIGHLVWFIVALAVGTAVGAVAVVAAKQFFAERTPAEPSTALANA comes from the coding sequence ATGTCCATTATCAGCACCGATATGGTCGCCCTCGACGTCGACGCCGGCGGTGACAAGGAGTCCGTCATCCGCCTCCTCGCAGGCAGGCTGGCCGAGGCCGGACGTGCCACCGACCGCGAGGGTCTGATCGCGGCGGCCATGGCGCGCGAGGGCCAGTCGGCCACCGGGCTGCCCGGCGGCATCGCGATCCCGCACTGCCGTTCGCCGCACGTGGACGAGGCCACCATCGGGTTCGCGCGGCTGTCGCCCGCGGTCGACTTCGGCGCACCCGACGGACCCGCCGATCTCGCGTTCCTGATCGCCGCGCCGGAATCCGGTGGCGCCGAGCACATGCAGCTGCTGTCCAGCCTGGCTCGCGCCCTGGTCCGCAAGGAGTTCGTCGCATCGCTGCGCAACGCCTCGAGCGCTGACGAGGTGGTCGACCTGGTGGAGGGCGTCGTCAACCCGGCTCCAACCGCCGCTCCTGCCGCCGCGCCCGCACCAGCGCCCGCACCGGTCGAGGAGAAGCGCCAGCGCACCCTGGTCGCCATCACCGCGTGCCCCACCGGCATCGCACACACCTACATGGCGGCCGACTCCCTGTCCGCCGCCGCCACGGAGGCTGGTGTCACGCTGCACGTCGAGACGCAGGGCTCGTCGGGCAGCACGCCCCTCTCCCCTGAGACGATCGCCTCCGCCGACGCGGTCATCTTCGCCACCGACGTCGGCGTCAAGGACAAGGGCCGCTTCGCGGGCAAGCCCGTCGTCGCGTCGGGTGTCAAGCGGGCGATCAACGAGCCGGCCAAGATGATCTCCGAGGCGTTAAGCGCCGCAGCCAATCCCAACGCAGCACGCGTCGAGGCGGGCGCCGCGGAGTCCGCGAGCTCGTCGTCGTCGGGCGGTGTCGGCTGGGGCACGCGCACTCGGCAGATCCTGCTCACCGGCGTCAGCTACATGATCCCGTTCGTCGCCGCGGGCGGTCTGCTCATCGCACTCGGCTTCCTGTTCGCCGGATACGACATCGCCAACACCCCCGAGGGTCAGACCGACAACCTCGGCAAGATCATCGCGACCACCAACTCGCTGACCAACCTGCCGCCGGGCGGATTCGTCCAGTACCTGGGCGCGGTGCTGTTCACCCTCGGCGGGCTGGCCTTCTTCTTCCTGGTTCCCGCGCTGGCCGGGTACATCTCATTCGCGATCGCCGACCGGCCGGGCATCGCACCGGGTTTCACCGCCGGGTACGTCGCGGTCACCGTCGGCGGCGGCTTCATCGGTGGCATCGTCGCCGGCCTGATCGCCGGGTTCGCCGCGCTGTGGATCAGCCGGATCCCGGTGCCGCGGTGGGCACGTGGCCTGATGCCGGTGGTGATCATTCCGCTGGGCGCCACGCTGATCGTGGGTCTGCTGATGTTCTTCCTGCTGGGTCGCCCGCTGGCGGCCGTGACCTCCGGGCTGACCAACTGGCTCGGCGGCCTGTCGGGCACCTCGGTGATCGTGCTGGGCATCATCCTGGGTCTGATGATGTGCTTCGACCTCGGCGGCCCGGTGAACAAGGCGGCCTACGCGTTCGCCACCGCCGGGCTGAACGTCGCCGACCCGTCATCGCTGCGCATCATGGCGGCCGTCATGGCCGCCGGTATGGTCCCGCCGCTGGCGATGGCACTGGCGTCGACGCTGCGGCCCAAGCTGTTCACCGAGCCCGAGCGTGAGAACGGGCGTGCCGCATGGCTTCTGGGCGCATCGTTCATCTCCGAGGGCGCCATCCCGTTCGCGGCGGCCGATCCGCTGCGAGTCATCCCGTCGATGATGCTCGGCGGCGCGGCCACCGGCGCACTCATCATGGCCTTCGACGTCACGCTCAAGGCGCCGCACGGCGGCATCTTCGTGTTCTTCGCGATCGGCCACCTGGTGTGGTTCATCGTCGCGCTGGCCGTCGGCACCGCCGTCGGCGCGGTGGCTGTCGTCGCCGCCAAGCAGTTCTTCGCCGAACGCACCCCCGCAGAGCCCAGCACCGCGCTGGCCAACGCCTGA
- the eccE gene encoding type VII secretion protein EccE → MRTLLAHFGFRFTTGHLLWAAALIPAVILVFIQLDLMWLGITLAVFIAIAAVLTVRGRRLAGWIVAIFSWRRRHRAAPEAPSEPAVGATVMPGDHVAVRWQGDHLVSVIELVPRPFTPTVIVGGEAFTDDVVSTKLVEDLLSAHCPELEADVVSAGHRVGKTAPANLVSLYEQVVGPYPAPANRRTWIVLRAKPEETHKAALRRDTGVAGLARYLVSSTTRVADQLSSNGIDARCARSFDDFDRATEISFERESWSSIKGRSTFTAAYTAPGGPDVWWSARADHTITRVRIQPGLAPTTTVLLTTLANPSTPRGFSCLFGGQRAALNGLSPVTDRHYELPIGSAGVLIGETADRYPVYMPFDNVDVSINLGDSRLFTQFVVRSAAAGAIVTLGPQFAEFAGVINARVGKVAKIGWPNSTTYLGPHPGVGRVVLRHNFIDTPRHRQLPIQLINPREESRYQMVLEQ, encoded by the coding sequence ATGAGGACGCTGCTGGCGCACTTCGGCTTTCGCTTCACCACCGGGCATCTGCTGTGGGCGGCGGCGCTGATCCCGGCGGTCATCCTGGTGTTCATCCAGCTGGATCTGATGTGGCTGGGGATCACCCTCGCGGTGTTCATCGCGATCGCCGCGGTGCTCACGGTGCGCGGACGCAGGCTCGCCGGCTGGATCGTCGCGATCTTCTCCTGGCGCAGGCGTCACCGCGCCGCACCCGAGGCCCCGTCCGAGCCCGCCGTGGGTGCGACGGTCATGCCCGGCGATCATGTCGCGGTCCGGTGGCAGGGCGATCACCTGGTGTCGGTCATCGAGCTCGTGCCGCGTCCGTTCACACCGACGGTGATTGTGGGCGGTGAGGCGTTCACCGACGATGTGGTGAGCACCAAGCTGGTCGAGGACTTACTCAGTGCGCACTGCCCAGAACTGGAGGCCGACGTCGTCTCCGCCGGGCACCGAGTGGGCAAGACGGCCCCGGCCAACCTGGTCTCGCTCTACGAGCAGGTCGTCGGTCCCTACCCGGCGCCGGCCAATCGCCGGACGTGGATCGTGCTGCGCGCGAAGCCCGAGGAGACGCACAAGGCCGCGTTGCGCCGCGACACCGGTGTGGCGGGGCTGGCGCGCTATCTGGTGTCGTCGACGACCCGAGTAGCAGACCAGTTGTCCAGCAACGGAATCGACGCGCGGTGCGCCCGCAGCTTCGACGACTTCGACCGGGCCACCGAGATCAGCTTCGAGCGTGAGAGCTGGTCCTCCATCAAGGGCCGCAGCACGTTCACCGCGGCCTACACCGCGCCCGGCGGCCCCGACGTGTGGTGGTCGGCGCGCGCGGATCACACCATCACCCGGGTGCGCATCCAGCCGGGGCTGGCACCCACCACCACCGTGCTGCTGACGACGTTGGCCAATCCGTCAACACCACGCGGATTCTCATGCCTGTTTGGCGGGCAGCGGGCCGCGCTAAACGGGCTGAGCCCGGTCACCGACCGGCACTACGAGCTGCCGATCGGTTCGGCGGGTGTCCTGATCGGCGAGACCGCCGACCGCTATCCCGTGTACATGCCGTTCGACAACGTCGACGTCAGCATCAACCTGGGCGATTCGCGGTTGTTCACCCAGTTCGTGGTGCGCTCGGCCGCCGCGGGGGCCATCGTCACGCTGGGTCCGCAGTTCGCCGAGTTCGCGGGGGTGATCAACGCCCGGGTGGGCAAGGTGGCCAAGATCGGGTGGCCCAACTCGACGACGTACCTGGGGCCGCATCCGGGGGTGGGCCGGGTGGTGTTGCGGCACAACTTCATCGACACACCTCGCCACCGCCAGCTGCCGATCCAGCTGATCAACCCGCGCGAGGAGAGCCGCTACCAGATGGTGCTCGAGCAGTGA
- the mycP gene encoding type VII secretion-associated serine protease mycosin codes for MVHRLAALLAAATLALLCAPPAVAVEPPTIDRGALPPDETGPDQPTEQRRACSAPMVFPNSNFVDKPWPNAYLRLGEAQKFATGAGVTVAVIDTGVTGSMRVPAQPGGDFVDKGGDGMSDCDSHGTLTASLIAGRGAPTDGFIGVAPDARILSLRQTSDNFQPVGARTDPNDPNSTQTAGSLRSLARSIVHAANLGAQVINISEAACYKVTRPIDESGLGAAIEYATNVKSAVVIVAAGNTGQDCTQNPPPDAAVPADPRGWQEVQTIVSPAWYSPLVLTVGSVAENGQPSSFSMSGPWLGAAAPGENIVALGYDGNPVNALQGQDGLIPINGTSFSAAYVSGLAALVKQRFPDLTPAQIINRITATARHPGGGVDNYVGAGVIDPVAALTWDVPEGPKDVPYSVKQLPPPVYIPPPDRGPITIVVIAGASLVLILGIGAMARRALSRR; via the coding sequence ATGGTGCATCGCTTAGCGGCGCTGTTGGCCGCGGCGACGTTGGCTTTGCTGTGCGCACCGCCTGCGGTGGCCGTCGAGCCGCCGACCATCGACCGGGGAGCGTTGCCGCCGGATGAGACGGGGCCCGATCAGCCCACCGAGCAGCGACGTGCGTGCTCGGCGCCGATGGTGTTCCCGAACTCCAACTTCGTCGACAAGCCTTGGCCCAATGCCTATCTGCGGCTCGGTGAGGCGCAGAAGTTCGCCACCGGCGCGGGTGTCACCGTCGCTGTCATCGACACCGGCGTGACCGGCTCAATGCGGGTGCCCGCGCAGCCTGGCGGCGACTTCGTCGACAAGGGCGGCGATGGCATGTCCGACTGCGACTCGCACGGCACGCTCACCGCGTCGCTGATCGCGGGCCGCGGCGCGCCGACCGACGGCTTCATCGGTGTGGCGCCCGACGCGCGGATCCTGTCGCTGCGCCAGACGTCGGACAACTTCCAGCCGGTCGGCGCGCGAACCGATCCGAACGACCCCAACAGCACCCAGACGGCGGGATCGCTACGCAGCCTGGCCCGTTCGATCGTGCACGCCGCCAATCTCGGCGCGCAGGTCATCAACATCAGCGAGGCCGCCTGCTACAAGGTGACCCGTCCGATCGATGAGTCCGGTCTCGGCGCGGCCATCGAGTACGCGACCAACGTCAAGAGTGCGGTGGTGATCGTCGCCGCGGGCAACACCGGGCAGGACTGCACCCAGAATCCGCCACCGGACGCCGCGGTACCCGCCGATCCGCGCGGGTGGCAGGAAGTGCAGACCATCGTCTCGCCTGCCTGGTACTCGCCGCTCGTGCTGACCGTGGGGAGCGTCGCCGAGAACGGTCAGCCCAGCAGCTTCTCGATGTCGGGTCCGTGGCTCGGTGCCGCGGCCCCCGGCGAGAACATCGTCGCGCTCGGTTACGACGGCAACCCGGTCAACGCCCTGCAGGGCCAGGACGGTCTCATCCCGATCAACGGGACCTCGTTCTCGGCGGCGTACGTGTCGGGCCTTGCCGCGCTGGTCAAGCAGCGCTTCCCCGACCTGACCCCGGCGCAGATCATCAACCGCATCACCGCGACCGCCCGCCATCCCGGCGGCGGCGTGGACAACTACGTCGGCGCGGGTGTGATCGATCCTGTGGCGGCCCTGACGTGGGACGTGCCGGAGGGTCCGAAGGACGTGCCCTACAGCGTCAAGCAGCTGCCGCCGCCGGTGTACATCCCGCCACCCGACCGCGGACCCATCACCATCGTCGTCATCGCCGGCGCCAGCCTGGTGCTCATCCTCGGGATCGGCGCGATGGCCCGACGCGCGTTGAGCCGTCGATGA
- a CDS encoding phosphoenolpyruvate--protein phosphotransferase, whose amino-acid sequence MSATQPRTSPVTSGQVLPGVPAVGGVQYAPVIRPGARPRLDDAPVADVAESNRPDEVARLLAATGAVADRLRVRAGHATGVASEVLATTATLAQDRAWLGDAERRINDGLPATRAVGAAIDKIATALAKAGDLMAERVTDLRDIRDRVIAELSGLPEPGVPVPDRPSILCAEDLAPVDTAGLDASLVVALATSLGGPTSHTAIIARQLGIPCVVAVAGLDAVPAGTMIMVDGTLGTVTVAPDEQTATQAVAASRREAEAAQQWRGPGATSDGHRVAILANVQDGGAARSAAQTPAEGVGLFRTELCFLNRDTEPGVDEQARIYGEVLEAFGGRKVVVRTLDAGSDKPLKFAGHPEEANPALGVRGIRIADGNPGILTRQLQGIAEAAKSTGSEPWVMAPMIATAGEAEAFAAQARSFGLTPGVMIEVPAAALLADRILQHVDFLSIGTNDLTQYTMAADRMSAELATLTDPWQPAVLALVAMAAKAGNAVNKPVGVCGEAAADPLLACVLVGLGVSSLSAASTAIAGVGAKLAQVTLAQCRAAADAALATATAAEARAAATSALT is encoded by the coding sequence ATGAGCGCAACGCAGCCCCGTACGTCACCCGTCACTTCCGGGCAGGTGCTCCCGGGCGTCCCGGCGGTGGGCGGCGTGCAGTACGCGCCGGTGATCCGGCCGGGTGCGCGACCGAGGCTCGACGACGCACCGGTCGCCGACGTGGCGGAGTCGAACAGACCGGATGAGGTGGCCAGGCTTCTGGCCGCCACCGGTGCCGTCGCGGACCGGCTCCGGGTGCGCGCTGGTCACGCAACCGGGGTGGCGTCTGAGGTCCTGGCGACCACGGCGACGCTCGCGCAGGACCGGGCCTGGCTGGGCGATGCCGAGCGGCGCATCAATGACGGCCTGCCCGCGACCCGCGCCGTCGGCGCCGCCATCGACAAGATCGCGACGGCGCTGGCCAAGGCCGGTGACCTCATGGCCGAACGGGTCACCGACCTGCGCGACATCCGCGACCGCGTCATCGCCGAACTCAGCGGCCTGCCCGAACCCGGCGTGCCCGTGCCCGACCGGCCCTCGATCCTGTGCGCCGAGGACCTCGCGCCCGTCGACACCGCGGGTCTGGACGCGTCTTTGGTGGTCGCGCTCGCCACCTCGCTCGGCGGCCCGACGAGCCACACCGCGATCATCGCCCGCCAACTCGGCATCCCATGCGTGGTGGCCGTCGCCGGTCTGGACGCGGTTCCCGCGGGCACCATGATCATGGTCGACGGCACGCTCGGCACCGTCACCGTCGCACCCGACGAGCAGACGGCGACGCAGGCCGTCGCCGCCTCCCGCCGCGAGGCCGAGGCCGCCCAGCAGTGGCGGGGGCCGGGGGCCACCTCCGATGGGCACCGGGTCGCGATCCTGGCCAACGTGCAGGACGGCGGCGCCGCGCGCTCCGCCGCCCAGACCCCGGCCGAGGGTGTCGGCCTGTTTCGCACCGAACTGTGCTTCCTCAACCGCGACACCGAGCCAGGAGTCGACGAGCAGGCGCGGATCTACGGTGAGGTGCTCGAGGCATTCGGAGGCCGCAAGGTGGTGGTGCGCACGCTGGACGCGGGGTCGGACAAGCCGCTGAAGTTCGCGGGCCATCCCGAGGAGGCCAACCCGGCGCTCGGTGTTCGCGGCATTCGCATCGCCGACGGAAATCCCGGAATCCTGACCCGGCAGTTGCAGGGCATCGCCGAAGCCGCGAAGAGCACCGGCAGCGAACCGTGGGTGATGGCGCCGATGATCGCCACCGCCGGTGAGGCGGAAGCCTTTGCCGCCCAGGCGCGTTCGTTCGGTCTGACGCCGGGGGTGATGATCGAGGTGCCTGCCGCGGCGCTGCTGGCCGACCGGATCCTGCAGCACGTCGACTTCCTGTCGATCGGCACCAACGACCTCACGCAGTACACGATGGCTGCCGATCGGATGTCGGCCGAACTCGCGACGCTGACCGATCCGTGGCAGCCCGCGGTGCTCGCGCTTGTCGCGATGGCGGCCAAGGCCGGCAACGCGGTGAACAAGCCCGTCGGCGTGTGTGGCGAGGCCGCCGCCGATCCACTGCTGGCCTGCGTGCTCGTCGGCCTTGGGGTGTCGTCGCTGTCGGCGGCCTCGACGGCCATCGCGGGTGTCGGCGCGAAGCTCGCGCAGGTGACGCTCGCGCAGTGCCGCGCCGCAGCCGACGCGGCGCTCGCGACGGCCACCGCCGCCGAGGCGAGGGCCGCCGCCACCTCCGCGCTGACCTGA
- a CDS encoding YbaB/EbfC family nucleoid-associated protein: MSEEMHPQVAAVLAQAQRLQSVMDDQLAKMNTQTFTASDETETVEVTLNGHSWLTDVFIEGGLLRLGAETVQARVNEALQKAMEEATSSLDADRERIDSIVADITGDGDESDR; this comes from the coding sequence GTGAGCGAGGAAATGCATCCGCAGGTGGCCGCGGTGCTGGCACAGGCGCAGCGCCTGCAGTCGGTGATGGACGACCAGCTGGCCAAGATGAACACCCAGACGTTCACCGCGTCCGACGAGACCGAGACGGTGGAGGTGACGCTCAACGGGCACAGCTGGTTGACCGATGTGTTCATCGAGGGCGGTCTGCTGCGGCTGGGCGCCGAGACCGTGCAGGCGCGCGTCAACGAGGCGCTGCAGAAGGCGATGGAGGAGGCCACGTCATCGCTGGATGCCGACCGGGAGCGAATCGACTCGATCGTCGCTGACATCACCGGTGATGGTGATGAGTCGGATCGGTAA
- a CDS encoding HPr family phosphocarrier protein, producing MPSKTVTVGSAIGLHARPAAIIAEAVVTAGVPVTLAMDGGEPVDAGSALMIMTLGAGKGAQVTVESDDEAALRTVVDLVEQDLDA from the coding sequence ATGCCCAGCAAGACAGTGACCGTCGGTTCCGCCATCGGACTGCACGCCCGCCCCGCCGCGATCATCGCCGAGGCCGTCGTCACCGCAGGAGTCCCAGTGACCCTGGCCATGGACGGCGGTGAGCCCGTGGACGCCGGCTCCGCGTTGATGATCATGACCCTCGGCGCCGGCAAGGGAGCCCAGGTCACCGTGGAATCCGACGACGAGGCGGCGCTGAGGACGGTCGTTGACCTGGTTGAACAGGATCTCGACGCCTGA
- a CDS encoding pirin family protein, translating to MPAITADTLTLPRVGAPAPSDTERPVRSITTGPRGYEGEGFPVVRAFAGVSSAALDPFVHMDQMGEIEYQPGEPRGTDWHPHRGFETVTYMIDGRFAHQDSHGGGGLITDGATQWMTAGSGVLHIETPPAELVESGGTFHGVQLWVNLPKADKFATPKYQAIEGGEVKLLSSEDGGALVRVIAGEVGGHQGPGATHTPITLAHATIEPGALLNLPWNREFNALVYVLSGQGTVGPVARPIQQGQLAVFGPGDRISVAAAASQDSNRPALEVLILGGKPIREPVVHYGPFVMNSKSEIIDAMEDFNAGRFGAIPPNALHPHRV from the coding sequence ATGCCCGCCATCACCGCCGACACGCTCACCTTGCCCCGCGTTGGGGCCCCCGCGCCGTCGGACACCGAACGCCCAGTGCGCTCGATCACCACCGGCCCCCGCGGCTACGAGGGCGAGGGTTTCCCCGTCGTCCGCGCCTTCGCCGGAGTCAGCTCCGCCGCGCTGGACCCCTTCGTTCACATGGACCAGATGGGTGAGATCGAGTACCAGCCCGGCGAGCCCCGCGGCACCGACTGGCACCCGCACCGCGGGTTCGAGACCGTCACCTACATGATCGACGGACGCTTCGCCCACCAGGACTCACACGGTGGCGGCGGCCTGATCACCGACGGCGCCACACAGTGGATGACCGCCGGCTCGGGTGTGCTGCACATCGAGACCCCGCCGGCCGAACTGGTCGAGAGTGGTGGCACGTTCCACGGTGTTCAGCTGTGGGTCAACCTGCCCAAGGCCGACAAGTTCGCGACACCCAAGTACCAGGCCATCGAGGGCGGTGAGGTCAAGCTGTTGTCGTCCGAGGACGGTGGTGCGTTGGTCCGCGTCATCGCCGGCGAGGTCGGCGGACACCAGGGCCCCGGCGCCACGCACACTCCGATCACGTTGGCGCACGCCACGATCGAGCCGGGTGCGCTTCTGAACCTGCCGTGGAACCGGGAGTTCAACGCCCTGGTCTACGTGTTGTCCGGGCAGGGCACCGTCGGCCCCGTCGCGCGACCCATTCAGCAGGGCCAGCTCGCGGTGTTCGGTCCGGGTGACCGGATCAGCGTCGCGGCCGCCGCGAGCCAGGACTCGAACCGTCCCGCGCTCGAGGTGCTGATCCTCGGTGGCAAGCCGATTCGTGAGCCGGTCGTCCACTACGGGCCGTTCGTCATGAACTCCAAGAGCGAGATCATCGACGCGATGGAGGACTTCAACGCGGGCCGGTTCGGCGCGATCCCGCCGAACGCGCTCCACCCCCACCGCGTTTAG
- the pfkB gene encoding 1-phosphofructokinase — MIVTVTPNPSIDRTVTLATPLTRGAVHRLTSAISEPGGKGVNVARALTLAGLDTLAVLPAADTDPIVSALQASGVSFRCVPVTGAVRTNVAITETDGTTTKLNEPGALLDDTARAALTRAVVDAAASAAWVVLSGSLPPGLPDSWYAEVVAMLAAAPCKVAVDTSERPLAALADAFGTAAPDVIKPNAEELAGLVGASAEALENAAAAGDPEPVVTAAHQLIERGARSVLVTLGAAGAVLVDASGAWMATPPPITPRSTVGAGDSSLAGYIRAEAGGAPPPQRLQMAVAYGSAAAALPGSALPSPGQIDLDAVALYAITPSPTNAQSSTRK; from the coding sequence GTGATCGTCACCGTCACACCGAATCCCAGCATCGACCGCACGGTCACGCTCGCCACACCGCTCACGCGCGGCGCCGTCCACCGGCTCACCTCCGCCATCTCCGAGCCCGGAGGCAAGGGCGTCAACGTCGCCCGCGCCCTGACCCTGGCGGGGCTGGACACACTGGCGGTGTTGCCCGCCGCCGACACCGATCCCATCGTGTCGGCGCTGCAGGCCAGCGGCGTCTCGTTCCGGTGCGTTCCGGTCACGGGTGCGGTCCGCACCAACGTCGCGATCACCGAGACCGATGGCACCACAACTAAACTCAACGAGCCCGGCGCGCTGCTCGACGACACCGCGCGCGCGGCGCTGACCCGCGCGGTGGTCGACGCAGCCGCGAGCGCGGCCTGGGTGGTGCTATCCGGTTCGCTGCCGCCGGGGCTGCCCGACAGCTGGTACGCCGAGGTGGTCGCCATGCTCGCGGCCGCGCCGTGCAAGGTCGCCGTCGACACCTCCGAGCGTCCACTGGCCGCACTGGCTGACGCGTTCGGCACCGCCGCCCCCGACGTGATCAAGCCCAATGCCGAGGAACTCGCCGGGCTGGTCGGCGCATCGGCCGAGGCGTTGGAGAACGCCGCCGCGGCAGGCGATCCCGAGCCCGTGGTGACGGCGGCCCACCAGCTGATCGAGCGCGGCGCACGCAGTGTGCTGGTCACGCTGGGCGCCGCAGGCGCAGTCCTCGTCGACGCGAGCGGGGCCTGGATGGCGACACCGCCGCCGATCACGCCGCGCAGCACCGTCGGTGCGGGTGATAGCTCGCTGGCCGGCTACATCCGCGCCGAGGCGGGTGGCGCCCCGCCACCACAGCGCCTCCAGATGGCGGTGGCCTACGGCAGTGCCGCCGCGGCACTGCCCGGTTCGGCACTACCGTCGCCCGGCCAGATCGACCTCGACGCCGTGGCGCTGTATGCGATCACACCGTCGCCCACCAATGCCCAATCCAGCACGAGGAAGTAG
- a CDS encoding DeoR/GlpR family DNA-binding transcription regulator, which translates to MYAEERQQAIAALVISQGRASVTELARTYDVTTETVRRDLAALDRAGMVRRVHGGAVPARALHLVEPGIGERESTRAEYKDAIAAAATEFFPLDGASVLLDAGTTTARIATHLPTDRDLTVVTNSVPVAARLAPIASVSLHLLGGRVRGLTQAVVGEHALRVLDSLRVDIAFIGTNAISARHGLSTPDSEEAAVKRAMVRCANYVVVAADSSKVGREDFVSFAPISSVDTLITDSEISDGDRQALIDEGVEVLCAEVAS; encoded by the coding sequence ATGTACGCCGAAGAGCGCCAACAAGCGATCGCCGCGCTGGTGATCAGCCAGGGCCGCGCATCAGTCACCGAACTCGCCCGCACCTATGACGTCACCACCGAGACCGTGCGCCGCGACCTGGCCGCACTCGACAGGGCGGGCATGGTCCGGCGGGTCCACGGCGGCGCCGTCCCGGCCCGGGCATTGCACCTGGTTGAACCCGGCATCGGCGAGCGCGAGTCCACCCGCGCCGAATACAAGGACGCCATCGCAGCGGCCGCGACGGAGTTCTTCCCGCTCGACGGCGCCTCGGTGCTCCTCGACGCCGGCACGACAACGGCTCGCATCGCCACACACCTGCCGACCGACCGCGATCTCACCGTCGTCACGAACTCGGTGCCCGTCGCGGCTCGACTGGCACCCATCGCCTCGGTGTCACTGCACCTGCTGGGAGGTCGGGTGCGTGGGTTGACGCAGGCCGTGGTCGGCGAGCACGCGCTGCGCGTCCTCGACTCCCTGCGGGTCGACATCGCGTTCATCGGCACCAACGCCATCAGCGCGCGCCACGGGCTGTCGACCCCCGACAGCGAGGAGGCCGCGGTCAAGCGGGCGATGGTCCGCTGCGCGAACTACGTCGTGGTGGCCGCCGACTCCAGCAAGGTCGGACGGGAGGACTTCGTGAGCTTCGCGCCCATCTCCAGCGTCGACACCCTCATCACCGACAGCGAGATCAGCGACGGCGACCGGCAGGCACTGATCGACGAGGGCGTCGAGGTCCTCTGCGCCGAGGTGGCGTCGTGA